The Spinacia oleracea cultivar Varoflay chromosome 2, BTI_SOV_V1, whole genome shotgun sequence DNA segment ACTTGTAATGTAAATGCTATATCAACatgtttcttttctttcttatgAGTCTGACAtacctatttttattttctgattAGTTTTGATTATATTTCAAAACACATGCTTCTTCTTATCCAGAATGTCTCGTCTCTCTTATGATTAAtgttgggtttttttttgtttcttgttTCTATGGTCTATTTTGACTTGGGATTTTTTTTGGGTGTGTCTTGTGTATTCTgatctagttttttttttttggtgcccTATGCTTTTCTGTTTCAGTTTCAGCTAGTTAACACTTGCAATCATTTGAGATATCAAATAATGAAAAGCTTTATGAATCGAATCTGATTTCGAAGAATGTGGTAAAGTCTGATTCTTTAAAGGGATCTAAGACCAAATATCTTTGTCTTTTGTTTGTGTATCAGTCAGCAAAATCTGTTTCAAAGACTGCAAATGTTAATGGTCATGTCTCTGAATCCTCTATGTATGTTGTAGCTACCTTATACCTTTGCTTGTTAAAATATGTCAactgaaatattttttattgttgTTCTTGCACTTACACAACCTAGGTTCTAATTAGCTTCTAAATAACTTCAGAGTTGTTGATGTATGTCCAAAGCCTGAAAAAGAAGTGTTTCCTGAGGTTGAGGACATGGCTGATTCCAAGGATTCAAATCAGTATTGTTCTTACCATGAAGAAAGCGATGATTCCACTGTTATTACAAGTGGTGTACTGTTTAACGTCTTCAGTTCAATATGAAAATTGAAGAGAAGATCCATGCCAAAGAGGAAGAAAAAAATAACTTGTAGCCCATGTCTAAGGTATTGATACTCAGCTTTCTGGACACATAGTTCATCTATATGGTTATAGGTTTCTTGGTTTTGTTTCTATATAAGTCAGTCCTGCTAATGGCTCACTGTTCTATCTTTTTTCGGTGCCAAACAGGAAGACTGTCAATGTTTTGGCGTTCTAGCAGGTGTAGCAAGTCAAGCACTTGACAGGACTGGATTTTACTTCAGTGGAAAAGCACCTACTGTGAAAAAGGGAGCTACTCAGTTACACAGAACTAGCACTCAAAGGTACAGATTCTATCTGTTCAACATCTGTTAAGGAacttttgccaaaaaaaaaaaacatctgtTAAGGAATTTGGCTAATGTGAGAACTTGGTTGTTTTTCTGTTACCTATGTGCATTATCGTTAATGGCGTCCTATATTTAAATTAGGTAGTTAATTTTCTACAGATATTATTAAGGTGTGGAATTACATTATTCGATTACAAATCATAGCTAGTTTTAGTTAAAGGTTTTGGTATGGAATCTTGTGTTTTGTATTAAGACATAAATTTTTAAACGATTGTTGTTTCTTCACCATTAAGGTGGCTATAATGAGTTGTGCCAACTCTTTTATCAACGGTGAATATTGTTGTTAAGGCCATTAGCCTGAAACAAAtaatttctttcatggtttGATAATATTTGTTAGgtttcgaaaatgccatttttggccataaatgacctatatcgacccaaatgacccataggggTGCATAACGAACtcgaaatgagtttcataaatatataactaatcatatgaatcatgaaaaaagtttagaatgtggatataggttcgtttgttggtagttgggatcgaaaatttcatttttggccataaatgacctatatcgacccaaatgacccataggcgtgcataaagaacttaaaatgagtcttataaacatataactaatcatatgaatcatgaaaaagatttagaaagtggaaatcggttcgtttgttggtagttgggatcgaaaatgtcatatttgaccataaatgaccaatatcgacccaaatgacccttaggcatgcataatgaacttgaaatgagtcttataaacatataaataatcatattaatcatgaaaaagggttataatatggaaagaggttcgtttgttggtagttgggatcgaaaatttcatttttggccataaatgacctatatcgacccaaatgacccataggcgtgcaatacgaacttgaaatgaatcttagtacactcagaaagttgttttcgcgacctatataatttctgtttttgcatataaaacttaatttaatttattggtttgcatgtacgttgttcttttaaaggttttcaaaactccaagggaggggcccttCACCAAAGAGGAGTTGGTTGAAGTTCaagacaagtgggctacttacttcaacgattgtgaattaccctcagtgtaataattagagcaggcttgtagttatccgtgactcttacattattttgttatttatcgatttaattaattacatttgaattaatttggaaatattattggaaatttgaaatttatatcattattgaggaatgtcaagatgatgtttggtgaaacagtattctataaattataatgcagaattttatattgcaaaatattagggattatattgcagattttttttattttttaaaaaaaaaaaactcaaaagttgtccttgtttgcaacaagagcaaattatgtgaaacttataagttgcccttgtttcaaacaagagcaacttatgtgaagcttataagttgcccttgtatgcaacaagggcaacttataagtttcacataagttgcccttgtagcaaacaagggcaacttataagattataagttgcccttgttaagggcaacctttgataatttcacaaaagtgacccccccatatgttgcccttacaattggcaacttataagcctattttaagggcaacttatggtgttttttcctctagtgtgttatgtgttcttttcaaaccattatatgttctttttttaacaatctatgtacgttgatataaagaacaaactatgttgatttaaaagaacaaactatctTGATGTCACAGTAAAAGTAAAgttgtgaaaagaacattacaatttgaaaagaacattagaggaaagaacaaggaaacgtaccttaaacacttgatcaacatttatcaggagcattaatatcttttaataaatcttcaaaaactgaTCTCAATCCTCGGAAAATATCACGCTCTCCAGATATTCTCTTGCTTCAAAAACTAGCCAAATTGAActagtgtttttcttaattcactcatttttcaacaaaggagaaacattcagaaggaattttagagagagaataaggagaaaataCATTTTTACTCCTTCACTCACCATCTCACTCCTTCTCTCTcaaaaaatctctcttatgttgagagaaaataaatcctctcctctttctctctttgaaatgtatttataaaatgactaatggttatgattcataagtacaattattatatatatagttgctgaaaaatagaaaatgaaaaaataggaagtagaatcaaagaataacagagaaggagaaaggaaaaattcttaaagagtgcataatgagaactatgcacgtgtttttattttgttcttttagcagaatattataaaaagaacaaataaaaagactaaaagaacaaatagagagactaaaagaacaGGTCAAGTAGCTTGTCCAACAATAATATATGATtcggaatcatcattttcatcattttcttatgaattatcaagcacattattcaaaatatctgaaaaaataataggttaacatgtataaaaccaagaaaaagaacgcaaccaaaagaacaaaggataaataaaaagtaagaagaaaaataacacaataaaataaaaagaacaagttatgaaacgcaaatgaaattgaaaataataaaaaagaagaacacaatagaatgaaagaacaaattatgaaacgcaaatggtctatttttctacaataatgaaactgttcttttaatacgagcataaagaaactgttcttttaatacgagcatatgttcttttaatacgtaaaactgttcttttctggaaaaaaaaaatcgtaattacataatccaaatcttcaaaattagcgatttcaacgaaatcagcgtgttgttacataatttgattcattaaaatcatcaaaaccatcaaaactcgattattacaaaaacaaaatcatcaaaataatcaaaatcatcaaacacacgattattacaaaatcaaaatcatcaaaacctagaatttattatttcaaaattgaaaaattacctcccaaaatctgattatcagctgcagaattcagatttgaagaagaagaatcgatttaatttgatgttcaagcagaaaaatcaacgaatttttgggaattttcactactttctctctctaagaacCATTTTAGAAAACATAGttcatactttctctctcctcttcacaattTGAGTTCAAAATATAAAATCTAGAAGAATATATATCGCAAGAAGAAAGCAAATCGAATAAAAAACGCGAATTACAGAGCTGAAAAGAACATagcctttaatgttcttttgttctagggtattgttcttttgttcaaggaaAATAATATTCTTTTGTCCCTGTGATTTAATGAAACATGTGCgttttatgtgttttttatgtcgttttgtttccggtgcacctagagcacggtgcacacgcctgcaccatcAAATTTGCGCTTTTAGTGTAGCACTTCAATTCAAGAACACTACGAAGTACGGAGTACTAGGTTCAAAGCTGACGTCGTCAAAAGACTCAGAACTCAAAAGATTCCAACTCCTGTTTCCTTCTCTTTCATTTCCTTTGTAAGCTGAACAAACAAACCGCCGATGGGGGCAAGCGCCGATGGAGGGCCGCCGGAAGTGACGTTGCAGACCTCCATGGGTCCCTTCACTATTGAGGTCCTTCTCTCTCTCCTACTACTTAGCTTGCTACAATTTCATGTTAATTTTACTGGGTTTTGTTACAATTTTTTGGCAAATTGTTTTCTAAATCGAAATATTTTATGTTAATTAGCTGTACGACAAGCATGCCCCAAGAACATCCCGGAATTTTCTGGAGCTTTCTCGTCGAGGTTACTACGACAACGTCAAATTCCATCGCATCATCAAAGTACATAATtaccctttttctttttagcaaTGTTGTTAATTTGGGGGATTATTTAGTGGGTGAATTTGTAATTGCGATAATTTATGGTGCAGGAATTTATAGTTCAAGGAGGGGATCCTACTGGAACTGGAAGGGGTGGCGAATCCATTTATGGGTATTGCCTTTCGATTCCTGTAGTTGTGTTGTTTAATTCTTGAATTTATGGGTTTGAATTGgaaatttgtttgatgttcttcATAATGCAGCTTGTCTAGGGTATGTATTATTTATAAGAGTGGGCAGGATGAGGCAGTCACGGGGCAATTATATACTTATATGTGGGTTTCTTTTGGTGATTATGCTTTAAGATTTCTCTTGAGTTTTAGCCCTTTAGGTTGTAGCCCTTATTTAGGGTATGTAGTTTTAGCAAGAGTAGACTGAGATTTTTTTCGAAGTTGATACGACACCATATGCCACTGATGCTGCCCAGTAGTGAAATTGTAGGATGATTGATACACTTTTAGGAGCCTGTCATATGGGAGCTCACCAGTTACTATCTCTTTTGAGATTGTGATTTGGTGCCACTGGAGATTGAAATTGTGATTCAAGCAGAATGTCTTGCTAATACGATGATGCTCAAGTGTTTCTAGTTACAGTTGTATATAGGAAAATTGGGTAAGAAACCCTGTTAGATGAGATCAAAGAACATGGAAGTTATAATTACTAGTACAAGTAGGAATGTCATTAGTTATCTAACCTTGATTTAACTGCAAACTTGTATACAGTTATGTGGTAGTCATAATACCTCGTGTGTTATATGTAGTTTAGCCTTACAATCTGGTGTGTATCTTTTATTTGATCCTGATCTTATTGTCCTGCTTTAAGTTGGGTGCTTTTGCAATCTTGACCATTTTCTTGTACATCTATGTTACTCATAATCATTTTCTTGACCATTTTCTTGTACATCTATGTTATTCATAATCAGTTACACATGCACAACTACATGTGTTGGAGTGgcccatttcatgaaaaaattcGATGGTTTTGGTCCAACGTGAAGTGTCAAATATCTATACGACATATTGGACCCAGATTTTTAGCTGGATACCTATGCACGTAGAGCTAGCTGCATTACTGCATATGAGCTAAAACAGCGACATGAATCAGTTAAAATTGAACATGATGACAAAACAAATTAACATGATGTACTGAGAGAATGAACAACGGAAATAAATATTCCTTTTCAAACTTATCTTCTGTGAAATAATAATTTGCacttaaataatattaattaatatatcaGAAACTCTAGTCCATACAAATTTCATCGCTGCGCTACATTTTGGGAGAAAATTTTCATTCCAAAAATAAACAAGTATAAAAATATGAACATTAATGAATCTTTTTCTTCTCAGTTTATTTATCTTTCTTCTCTGTTTATTCATATTTCCTCTCTGtttgtttctttctctctcctctacaaCTTCTTTCCATCTTAATAGTTCTAATGTGCTCATCCTCCTCTTCGGCAATTTTCTACCACACAATGCAAACAAATTGAATTCACCAACTTATCCTTTGCTTCTTCGACTTCATCTTTCTCTCCTCCTCGTTGaattctgaaaattttaaaatgaaaattgaactttttaaaatgaaaattgaACTTTTGAATAGGATATCAAATAAGATATGAACATTGAACTTCTAAAACTGAACATTGAGTTTTTTAAATTGAACATAACCAAGAATGGTCAGTGATTTTTTTAGAAACTAGTTCTGTAAATATATTCAGAAAATAAACATGTATAAACACATTTTTATCACAATTGATTTAGAACAAATAAGTTTTAAGTATCTTTacaataattttaaatttacaaaaCCAGAATCGATCATATATAtccttatttattattatgaacATTATGACTATTATCAATTTtcaaattatgaaaatcaatttattattcaatatcATATAATGAACATTTGTTTTTGAATTATGAACATAAACTATTTTATAGGGAACATATATCAAAACAACAGATTTCAATTTTGTTCAAGTTCTTTGGTAATTTCTTGTAAAAGTTTGAGGTCCACGACAATACTCTTACATTTCATTATTGCTGCCAAAAATTGATTCTAgtgatttaaatttaaaatttaaataacaaaagTAGTGTTATTTTTGCCAAAAAATCAATTCTAGTGATTTATTACCTAATTCACTCTACAATTCTGAACATCAGACTTTGTAAACTAACATGGCGATAAATGTCAAATTGCGTTATAAAATTGATGTTCACAAAATGAAAAATTACATATATTAATCTGAATAATTCCTGCAAATccattttctagggtttatgAAACTTGCAAATCACTTTTTTTTCCGTAGTATTTCGTTTTATAGTGCTTTAACAATGTTATCTTCAACCATCATCGCATACCTCTTCGATTGTACGCCTAATCCAACAAACTTGTCGTTCAAATCAAGCTCTGCGCTAATCGCCCGAGTGAAGTCTCCATTATCGTCGCTTAACAACAGAACTTCATCATTGATGTTTAGATTCTCTTTCCGGGCTTTCAACGAAAGCGTCGTCGACCGAAATGCAGGCTATGGTATCGACGTGATGGTAATGTATACCTAAGTAAAAATAGTCGTACTTGTGTGCAGGCTGCATTACCATTTCATACTACATCTCCACCAATGCAACAGTTGGGTAGTCATAAATTGAGACATGGATTATCACTTCTATGACCTTGGATGTGGTTGATATGAAAAAATGGAGAATATAGTCAGTTGGGATGTGGTCGTAGACTCGTAGTCCCCCAGAAAGGGGTGGGGTAGGAAGAGTTGAGTTGGAATACGAATTGTTTTGCAACTCCTTTTATATGAACTTAGGAAGTGGTGTGTGGGTGGGCAGCGCGTGGgtttgaggggggggggggatggtGCACATCAGACATTATAAAACTAAGGAATTTTTCTGGGTGGTCATTTCTGCAAGTTAAATTGGTATCTGGTAGTCACTTTTATGACTTTGGAATTGTTTTAAGTAACATGTTGGAGTAATATATGATGCCAACAGAGTTTTATCATAGTCTGTAGTTCTGTACTAGCTTTGGTTTTTTTGTTACCATCCAATTTCAGGTTCTGATTCTCATTGTGATGttctgcagtaaatcctttgaAGATGAGATACATCCAGAACTGAAGCATACTGGTGCTGGCATTTTATCCATGGCAAATGCAGGTCCTAACACAAATGGAAGCCAGTTTTTTATTACCTTAGCTCCTACTCCCTCTCTCGATGGTAATGTAACATCCTATTTCTTTTCCAAAATACTTATCTTATGTGCTAGATGTCTTTGGCTAAATCCTGATATGAATTGAATTACGAGATAAGAACTCTTTTTAGTTTCTGTGATCTAAACTCGGTTTTTGGATGAAAGATCAAAACTTTAAACTAGTTTAATGCTCAAAATCACGAACTGATATTGAGGGTGGACGAAATGTTAATGGAGGACGGATAAATCGATGGATAGATCTCAATTATCTCAGTTAAGAGGTCTCTACCTTGTCGCAACTAGAAGATGTTCACATATTGCAAAAGGAAAGTTTAGGCAAACAACCAAATAAGCAATGCTCAATATAACTCAATTCAAATCTGATTTATTCATTACTAGACTGGGAGTCCTAACTAGCTTAGAAAACCTTAAAATACACGAAAACAAAACATCAAAGTAAGTCCTAATCATAATACAAGTAGGGAAACCAATCCTAGTACAAGTAGGAAACTAATCCTAGTACGGTTGGAAAACTAATCCTAGTGCAAGCAGAAAAACTTGTCCAACTTAAAATAGAAAAGCTAAAATCGAGTTCTATTAGGTTTAGGAAAACAACTCCTGTTCCTACTTGAATTAGGTAAGCTAACACACATCAAACTGAAAATTAGACTACGCCCAAAATGAGAAAGTCGTCCCCAAGTGACACCAAAAACTCATGAACAAAATCTAACTAACCAATAATGACAAGAAGAGTCTTGAAACATCATGTGCATACACATCAAATCCCTTCTTGTACTTAAAATTGAGGTTTGATATGATCATATTTCTTTCTCGATACTTTAAGATTGACCTTGATACTCTTTGGTGATTAAAGTCCCGCAACATCATACTTGGCAAGCTTTATTTTCAAGCTCATTTGAAAGAAGCTTCTAGATGTAAACTGTATATTTGAATAATCCCCCCTTGCATCTAAATTGAGTTTTGGGATGATCATATTTCTTCCTCCATACCATGGTTATCTAATTCGTGGTTCGCTTCGGTTCGTTTCCGGGTTCGCGATTCGCCGGTTGGCTGGGTTTAGGTTTGCAAGAGGGgtttgatttttgaaattttcccatttttcaaaaaaaattgttgaaaaTATCATACTTCTATATCATTAAGATTTTATTTCGATACTCATAGTCAAATGACATGTATTTCCTTCTCAAATAAAAGCCCCAACATATTTATTTCTTCGCTCACTTCCCTGGCCTTCAATAACTAAAACTAGGGTTTTGGAATCGGCACGAAAACACCAGCGATTTTGTTTGCGAACCACATGAATTGGGTTGCTGGAGAACCCTATTCGGTACGGGCAAACCGATTTGAGCGGGGCATAACCCCGAATCTGGGAACGCTGCTCGATACTTTCTGTTTAACTTTTGATATGCTTTTGTGGGTGATTTTCCTCCACATCATACTTAGATAGGTTATATTTTCAAGCTCATTCAAAGTAAGTTTCTAGCGGTAAACTGTAGATTTCAATAAACCCTTCTTGTATCTAAATTAGATTTGAGATGATTATAATTCTATCTCAATACTCAGTTTGGCCTTTTGATATGCTTTACTGGATAATTTTCAGCCACATCATATTGTGATAGGTTTTATTTTCAATCCCAAACGAAATAAGTTCATAGCTTAAACTGTAGATTTCAATAACCCTCAGGCATAACTTATACGAGTAATTATTTTCATGTGTTGCATTGTCCTCATATGTATTTTCGTTACTTT contains these protein-coding regions:
- the LOC110797524 gene encoding peptidyl-prolyl cis-trans isomerase CYP18-2 isoform X1, producing MGASADGGPPEVTLQTSMGPFTIELYDKHAPRTSRNFLELSRRGYYDNVKFHRIIKEFIVQGGDPTGTGRGGESIYGKSFEDEIHPELKHTGAGILSMANAGPNTNGSQFFITLAPTPSLDGKHTIFGRVCKGMEIIKRLGSVQTDNTDRPIHDVKILKTAVKD
- the LOC110797524 gene encoding peptidyl-prolyl cis-trans isomerase CYP18-2 isoform X2; translated protein: MGASADGGPPEVTLQTSMGPFTIELYDKHAPRTSRNFLELSRRGYYDNVKFHRIIKEFIVQGGDPTGTGRGGESIYGKSFEDEIHPELKHTGAGILSMANAGPNTNGSQFFITLAPTPSLDGKHTIFGRVCKGMEIIKRLGSVQTDNTDRLYYMI